One Delphinus delphis chromosome 16, mDelDel1.2, whole genome shotgun sequence genomic window carries:
- the LOC132439542 gene encoding protein FAM53B isoform X2: MVMILSQSLDKQGADPVACRTFIPELHTPKKMSQGPTLFSCGIMENDRWRDLDRKYPLQVDQPSAGIWERLPDKCQDRALWRREAATACAVTNLIKDLSLSDHSGNPSAPPSKRQCRSLSFSDEMSSCRTSWRPLGSKVWTPVEKRRCYSGGSVQRYSNGFSTMQRSSSFSLPSRANVLSSPYDQAGLHHRSGGQPCQGTPGSATCRQAGDIWGPDPSPVGGARLDMQRSLSCSHEQFSFAEYCPPSASSTPASTPELARRSSGLSRSRSQPCVLNDKKVGVKRRRPEEAQEQRPSLDLAKMAQAPGRPALQRLRHNDSVGTPSGMRLESWVY; this comes from the exons ATGGTGATGATCCTGAGTCAAAGCCTCGACAAGCAGGGAGCTGACCCCGTAGCGTGCAGGACCTTCATCCCTGAGCTG CACACGCCAAAGAAGATGAGTCAAGGACCGACACTTTTCTCTTGTGGAATTATGG AAAATGACAGATGGCGAGACCTGGACAGGAAGTACCCTCTTCAGGTCGACCAGCCGAGCGCCGGCATCTGGGAGCGCCTGCCCGACAAGTGTCAGGACCGCGCTCTGTGGCGCCGGGAGGCCGCGACTGCCTGCGCGGTCACCAACCTGATCAAAGACCTCAGCCTCAGTGACCACAGCGGGAACCCCTCAGCGCCCCCCAGCAAGCGCCAGTGCCGGTCGCTGTCCTTCTCCGACGAGATGTCCAGCTGCCGAACATCGTGGAGGCCCTTGGGGTCCAAAGTCTGGACTCCTGTTGAAAAGAGGCGCTGTTACAGCGGGGGCAGCGTCCAGCGCTACTCCAACGGCTTCAGCACCATGCAGAGGAGCTCCAGCTTCAGCCTCCCGTCCCGCGCCAACGTGCTCTCCTCGCCCTACGACCAGGCGGGACTTCACCACCGATCTGGCGGTCAGCCCTGCCAGGGGACGCCGGGCTCGGCCACCTGCAGACAGGCAGGCGACATCTGGGGCCCTGACCCGAGCCCCGTGGGCGGGGCCCGGCTGGACATGCAACGGTCCCTCTCCTGCTCGCACGAGCAGTTCTCCTTTGCGGAGTACTGTCCCCCCTCAGCCAGCAGCACCCCTGCCTCGACGCCGGAGCTGGCCAGACGCTCCAGTGGGCTCTCCCGCAGCCGCTCCCAGCCGTGTGTCCTTAACGACAAGAAGGTCGGCGTTAAGCGGCGTCGCCCCGAGGAGGCACAGGAGCAGAGGCCCTCCCTGGACCTGGCAAAGATGGCGCAG